One Pseudochaenichthys georgianus chromosome 4, fPseGeo1.2, whole genome shotgun sequence DNA window includes the following coding sequences:
- the LOC117445017 gene encoding interferon-induced protein with tetratricopeptide repeats 1-like: MSAAQSPTPVSKLEALQCHFTWDLDISTSLLNHRKDKLEDIGTNDGNPWLGHIYNLQGFIQYKLGSNKEAQKFFNEATEAFSQIRSADEGPWLVVNYGNLAWLHHHLGDQAESEAYLSKIDTLIKKYPSPSQEELHPETYAEKAYVLMMVSGDKTLVVDHFQRAIEMQPGIREWNTSHALALMYASKHSSTGLEDDILEKMRIAQEQDPENLAAQYLDQRGQRGERIEAEARELATKVLRSPVSSYSGLKPLLRVYTKYISVDEAIVLAEKALKNHPDERYLIRCAARCYDWKIFGDKYSRPKQDIIARAISVHQEEIALYPDSSLRKKIDLAKIYALSHDGQAKADQIYQELLESDLELADKQMLYNKYAKYLYFEKHNSNMSIRYHMKAAEIPHQSFFRKNSIKELEKIRDKGRDRMCREIRECLANLKVF; this comes from the exons ATGAG TGCTGCCCAGAGTCCAACACCGGTGTCCAAACTTGAAGCCCTGCAGTGCCACTTCACCTGGGATCTTGACATCAGTACGTCCTTACTTAATCATCGCAAGGACAAGCTGGAGGACATTGGCACCAATGATGGAAACCCCTGGCTGGGTCACATCTACAACCTGCAGGGGTTCATTCAGTACAAGCTGGGATCCAATAAAGAAGCCCAGAAGTTCTTCAACGAGGCTACAGAGGCTTTCAGCCAGATAAGAAGTGCAGATGAGGGCCCCTGGTTAGTGGTGAACTACGGGAACCTGGCTTGGCTGCACCACCACCTGGGAGACCAAGCAGAGAGTGAGGCCTACCTGTCTAAGATCGACACCCTGATTAAAAAATACCCTTCTCCATCCCAGGAGGAGCTCCACCCGGAGACCTACGCTGAAAAAGCCTATGTGCTGATGATGGTCAGTGGAGACAAAACACTTGTTGTAGATCACTTCCAGAGAGCCATCGAGATGCAGCCAGGCATACGAGAGTGGAACACTAGCCATGCCTTAGCCTTAATGTATGCTTCTAAGCACAGCAGCACAGGGCTGGAAGATGACATCTTGGAGAAAATGAGAATTGCCCAAGAACAGGATCCAGAGAACCTTGCTGCTCAATACCTTGATCAACGTGGTCAGAGAGGAGAAAGAATAGAAGCTGAAGCACGTGAGTTAGCCACAAAGGTTTTGAGAAGTCCTGTCAGCAGCTACAGTGGTTTAAAACCATTGCTCAGGGTTTACACAAAGTATATATCTGTTGATGAGGCCATCGTTTTGGCAGAGAAGGCTCTGAAGAACCATCCGGATGAGCGTTATCTGATCAGATGTGCTGCACGCTGCTACGATTGGAAGATCTTTGGTGACAAGTACAGTCGTCCAAAGCAAGATATAATAGCCAGAGCAATCAGTGTCCATCAGGAGGAGATTGCTCTTTACCCTGATTCCTCACTTAGGAAGAAAATAGACCTTGCTAAGATATACGCACTGTCACATGATGGTCAGGCTAAAGCTGATCAGATCTATCAGGAACTGCTAGAAAGTGATTTGGAACTTGCAGACAAACAAATGCTTTACAACAAGTATGCAAAATATTTATATTTCGAAAAACACAATAGCAACATGTCAATACGATATCACATGAAGGCAGCAGAGATACCGCACCAATCCTTCTTTCGTAAGAACAGCATCAAAGAACTGGAGAAGATTAGAGACAAAGGCAGGGACAGAATGTGCCGAGAAATAAGGGAGTGTCTGGCAAACCTGAAAGTGTTCTAA